The Fusarium oxysporum Fo47 chromosome II, complete sequence genome includes a region encoding these proteins:
- a CDS encoding permease for cytosine/purines, uracil, thiamine, allantoin-domain-containing protein — MQSDGSDTKHGFAATSDSEPGQVGPVRRRFGFNFSLEVRQEESSFATTKNASNADFDPIPPSKRTWNWGAYVAYWMADAWAVSNWEVASSMIAVGLSWRMAIGACVLGNFLMGLVITTNGRIGAILHTPFPVLARMPFGYYFSYFVVLSRCVLAIVWLGVQTTTGGQCMTVLLTAIWPSFANIPNHIPESQGITTAGMCGFVLYFLLQLPFLCIPYTKVLLYKPFIQYFFAFKSIIAPIIFLAVFGDTLHKAGGTISHSTVITKGTTIHGATLAWAFFNNLNGVLGNYSTLGLNIADFSRYANKPSAQNVQAIVIPFIFISSAIVGLLGIFTAAASQSAYGEVLWNPIDIISLWMKSGSHGGRAAAAFGAIGLLIVTLGINISANSISAANDLMAFAPRYINIRRGQILAAIIGSWAFVPWKILASAQKFIAFLNGYTIFLGPMTSILMTDYYILRRGKVSVPDMYNFHGIYRYSQKWGTNWRAVVAFFIGCIPPLPGFIDNIVEAGGSKTSVSAGGQHLFYIGYIYSFLSGGVFYYILNHFFPAPESMVEFAITGEDVISAQDAKNLEIKQGGVITNKPKLSVAGRTLRPSKE, encoded by the exons ATGCAGTCAGACGGCTCGGACACCAAGCATGGCTTCGCGGCCACTTCCGACTCAGAACCTGGGCAAGTTGGCCCGGTGAGGCGACGATTCGGATTCAACTTCAGCCTCGAAGTTCGCCAGGAAGAGAGCTCTTTTGCAACGACAAAAAATGCCTCCAATGCGGATTTTGACCCGATCCCCCCTTCGAAGCGAACCTGGAATTGGGGCGCCTATGTGGCGTATTGGATGGCAGATGCGTGGGCTGTGTCGAACTGGGAAGTTG CGTCATCGATGATTGCTGTTGGACTAAGTTGGCGAATGGCAATTGGAGCCTGTGTTCTTGGTAACTTTCTCATGGGTCTCGTCATTACGACCAATGGAAGAATAGGAGCTATT CTGCACACCCCATTCCCGGTTCTCGCTCGCATGCCCTTTGGCTACTACTTCAGCTACTTTGTTGTGCTGTCCCGCTGTGTCCTTGCCATTGTCTGGCTCGG TGTGCAAACCACGACTGGAGGTCAATGCATGACCGTTCTGCTGACTGCCATCTGGCCGAGCTTTGCCAACATCCCGAATCACATTCCAGAATCTCAGGGCATCACCACTGCAGGGATGTGTGGATTTGTGCTTTACTTCCTCCTTCAGCTTCCCTTCTTGTGCATCCCGTACACCAAAGTACTACTCTATAAGCCCTTC ATTCAATACTTCTTCGCCTTCAAGAGTATCATCGCTCCGATCATCTTCCTGGCTGTCTTTGGTGATACATTGCATAAGGCCGGTGGAACGATTAGCCACAGCACTGTGATTACAAAGGGAACTACCATTCATGGTGCCACGTTGGCATgggccttcttcaaca ATCTCAACGGAGTCTTGGGTAACTACTCCACGCTCGGCCTCAATATCGCCGACTTTTCGAGATATGCCAACAAGCCCAGCGCTCAAAACGTGCAAGCCATCGTTATCCCCTTCATCTTCA TTTCATCAGCCATTGTCGGCCTCCTTGGCATTTTCACCGCAGCCGCTTCCCAATCAGCGTACGGTGAGGTTCTCTGGAACCCTATTGATATTATCAGCTTGTGGATGAAATCTGGTTCCCACGGCGGTCGAGCTGCAGCTGCCTTCGGCGCTATCGGCCTGCTGATTGTTACGCTTGGTATTAACATTTCCGCCAATTCTATCAGTGCCGCGAATGATTTGATGGCCTTTGCTCCCCGGTATATTAATATCCGACGTGGCCAGATTCTCGCTGCCATAATTGGTAGCTGGGCTTTTGTTCCG TGGAAAATCTTGGCCTCGGCTCAAAAGTTTATCGCCTTCCTCAACGGCTATACCATCTTCCTGGGTCCTATGACCTCTATCCTCATGACAGA CTACTATATCCTCCGCCGCGGCAAAGTCTCCGTTCCGGACATGTACAACTTCCACGGCATCTACCGCTACTCTCAGAAATGGGGAACCAACTGGCGTGCTGTGGTTGCCTTCTTCATTGGCTGCatccctcctcttcctggCTTCATCGATAACATTGTGGAAGCGGGTGGTAGCAAGACCAGCGTCTCGGCAGGAGGTCAACACCT CTTCTATATTGGTTATATCTACTCCTTCTTGTCCGGTGGCGTCTTCTACTATATTCTTAACCACTTTTTCCCGGCCCCTGAAAGTATGGTGGAATTTGCTATTACTGGAGAGGATGTTATTAGTGCTCAAGATGCCAAGAACTTAGAGATTAAGCAAGGAGGAGTTATCACTAATAAGCCTAAGTTATCT GTTGCAGGTAGAACATTAAGGCCATCTAAGGAGTAA